The Parus major isolate Abel unplaced genomic scaffold, Parus_major1.1 Scaffold330, whole genome shotgun sequence genomic interval CCCACCCATGGACTCCCTCTCCATGGATTCCCTCTCCATGGATTCCCTCCCCGTCTCCCACATGGAGAGGATCCCatggcagctcctctccagagGAGATCCCACAATCCTGGTTTTCCCCTCGCTCCAGCTCAATCCGTGTGCGCCCGGGGGTGGCAGCGAGGGGGACACGGGGTCAGGATTAGGGACATGGGGACGGGATTAGGGACACGGGGTTGGGATTAGGGACACGGGGTTGGGATTAGGAACATGGGGTCGGGATTAGGGACAGGATTGGGATTAGGGACACAGGGTCAGGATTAGAGACACAGAGTCAGAATTAGGGACAGGATCAGGATTAGGGACAGGATNGGATTAGGGACACAGGGTCAGGATTAGAGACACAGAGTCAGAATTAGGGACAGGATCAGGATTAGGGACAGGATCGAGATTAGGGACAGGATTGGGATTagggatgggattgggattaGGGACACGGGGTCAGGATTAAAGACACAGAGTCAGGATTAGGGACACGGAGCTGGGATTAGGGACACAGGGTTAGGATTAGAGACATGGAGTCTGGATTAGGGACACAGGGTTAGGATTAGACACAGGATTGGGTTTAGGGATAGGATTGGAATTAGGGATAGGATTGGCCATAGGGATTGCCAAAATCCTTGGTTTCCTCATCCTTGGCCCTGGAGATAGCCAAAATTCCAGATTTCCCTTCTCTTGGCCCTGGAAATCCCCCAAATCCTCGATTTCCTTGTCCTTGGCCCTggaaatcccaaaaatccctgaTTTCCCCATCTCCAGCAAGTCTGGGATGAGAATTTTGGAAACCAGGATCTCCCATTCCCATTGGTCCCCACCCAAACCTCATCACTGGCACGgcattcccagagaagctgtggctgtccctggattcCNNNNNNNNNNNNNNNNNNNNNNNNNNNNNNNNNNNNNNNNNNNNNNNNNNNNNNNNNNNNNNNNNNNNNNNNNNNNNNNNNNNNNNNNNNNNNNNNNNNNNNNNNNNNNNNNNNNNNNNNNNNNNNNNNNNNNNNNNNNNNNNNNNNNNNNNNNNNNNNNNNNNNNNNNNNNNNNNNNNNNNNNNNNNNNNNNNNNNNNNNNNNNNNNNNNNNNNNNNNNNNNNNNNNNNNNNNNNNNNNNNNNNNNNNNNNNNNNNNNNNNNNNNNNNNNNNNNNNNNNNNNNNNNNNNNNNNNNNNNNNNNNNNNNNNNNNNNNNNNNNNNNNNNNNNNNNNNNNNNNNNNNNNNNNNNNNNNNNNNNNNNNNNNNNNNNNNNNNNNNNNNNNNNNNNNNNNNNNNNNNNNNNNNNNNNNNNNNNNNNNNNNNNNNNNNNNNNNNNNNNNNNNNNNNNNNNNNNNNNNNNNNNNNNNNNNNNNNNNNNNNNNNNNNNNNNNNNNNNNNNNNNNNNNNNNNNNNNNNNNNNNNNNNNNNNNNNNNNNNNNNNNNNNNNNNNNNNNNNNNNNNNNNNNNNNNNNNNNNNNNNNNNNNNNNNNNNNNNNNNNNNNNNNNNNNNNNNNNNNNNNNNNNNNNNNNNNNNNNNNNNNNNNNNNNNNNNNNNNNNNNNNNNNNNNNNNNNNNNNNNNNNNNNNNNNNNNNNNNNNNNNNNNNNNNNNNNNNNNNNNNNNNNNNNNNNNNNNNNNNNNNNNNNNNNNNNNNNNNNNNNNNNNNNNNNNNNNNNNNNNNNNNNNNNNNNNNNNNNNNNNNNNNNNNNNNNNNNNNNNNNNNNNNNNNNNNNNNNNNNNNNNNNNNNNNNNNNNNNNNNNNNNNNNNNNNNNNNNNNNNNNNNNNNNNNNNNNNNNNNNNNNNNNNNNNNNNNNNNNNNNNNNNNNNNNNNNNNNNNNNNNNNNNNNNNNNNNNNNNNNNNNNNNNNNNNNNNNNNNNNNNNNNNNNNNNNNNNNNNNNNNNNNNNNNNNNNNNNNNNNNNNNNNNNNNNNNNNNNNNNNNNNNNNNNNNNNNNNNNNNNNNNNNNNNNNNNNNNNNNNNNNNNNNNNNNNNNNNNNNNNNNNNNNNNNNNNNNNNNNNNNNNNNNNNNNNNNNNNNNNNNNNNNNNNNNNNNNNNNNNNNNNNNNNNNNNNNNNNNNNNNNNNNNNNNNNNNNNNNNNNNNNNNNNNNNNNNNNNNNNNNNNNNNNNNNNNNNNNNNNNNNNNNNNNNNNNNNNNNNNNNNNNNNNNNNNNNNNNNNNNNNNNNNNNNNNNNNNNNNNNNNNNNNNNNNNNNNNNNNNNNNNNNNNNNNNNNNNNNNNNNNNNNNNNNNNNNNNNNNNNNNNNNNNNNNNNNNNNNNNNNNNNNNNNNNNNNNNNNNNNNNNNNNNNNNNNNNNNNNNNNNNNNNNNNNNNNNNNNNNNNNNNNNNNNNNNNNNNNNNNNNNNNNNNNNNNNNNNNNNNNNNNNNNNNNNNNNNNNNNNNNNNNNNNNNNNNNNNNNNNNNNNNNNNNNNNNNNNNNNNNNNNNNNNNNNNNNNNNNNNNNNNNNNNNNNNNNNNNNNNNNNNNNNNNNNNNNNNNNNNNNNNNNNNNNNNNNNNNNNNNNNNNNNNNNNNNNNNNNNNNNNNNNNNNNNNNNNNNNNNNNNNNNNNNNNNNNNNNNNNNNNNNNNNNNNNNNNNNNNNNNNNNNNNNNNNNNNNNNNNNNNNNNNNNNNNNNNNNNNNNNNNNNNNNNNNNNNNNNNNNNNNNNNNNNNNNNNNNNNNNNNNNNNNNNNNNNNNNNNNNNNNNNNNNNNNNNNNNNNNNNNNNNNNNNNNNNNNNNNNNNNNNNNNNNNNNNNNNNNNNNNNNNNNNNNNNNNNNNNNNNNNNNNNNNNNNNNNNNNNNNNNNNNNNNNNNNNNNNNNNNNNNNNNNNNNNNNNNNNNNNNNNNNNNNNNNNNNNNNNNNNNNNNNNNNNNNNNNNNNNNNNNNNNNNNNNNNNNNNNNNNNNNNNNNNNNNNNNNNNNNNNNNNNNNNNNNNNNNNNNNNNNNNNNNNNNNNNNNNNNNNNNNNNNNNNNNNNNNNNNNNNNNNNNNNNNNNNNNNNNNNNNNNNNNNNNNNNNNNNNNNNNNNNNNNNNNNNNNNNNNNNNNNNNNNNNNNNNNNNNNNNNNNNNNNNNNNNNNNNNNNNNNNNNNNNNNNNNNNNNNNNNNNNNNNNNNNNNNNNNNNNNNNNNNNNNNNNNNNNNNNNNNNNNNNNNNNNNNNNNNNNNNNNNNNNNNNNNNNNNNNNNNNNNNNNNNNNNNNNNNNNNNNNNNNNNNNNNNNNNNNNNNNNNNNNNNNNNNNNNNNNNNNNNNNNNNNNNNNNNNNNNNNNNNNNNNNNNNNNNNNNNNNNNNNNNNNNNNNNNNNNNNNNNNNNNNNNNNNNNNNNNNNNNNNNNNNNNNNNNNNNNNNNttttataatttatttcttattatttattttattttaatttattacatatatatctatatacacaCAATTTTAGAaagtttcaattaaaattttaaattttaaaaatgaaagagatttCCATCAATTCCTCCCTCAGAGCTGCAGTCAGTGCTGTCCTcatcttttattattattataatgatGTAATAATTGAATAATAGAATAAAAGAACACTTTAATAATGTATTAgcataataaaattataatataatattttaatattttaatattgtaaCATATTCATCTAACAATATAAAGATATTATAAtgtaataatgtaataatatagtatagtatagtatcATATCATGTATCATATCcatagaatagaatagaatagaatagaatagaatagaatagaatagaatagaatagaatagattatattataatataacataacatCACATAACGtaacataacataatataatataatatatatattttataatataacCCTATTTTATCATATTATAACCCTAATATtatctatataatatatttatataataatacatataataataatatatattatatatccCTATTATATAATATTGTATACATAAAACATGAACATACTATAATATAACcctattatataatattataaccctaatatgttatatataataatatatataataatatgcaataataataatatatagaatataaccctaatatataatattatatatataaaacatgaCCATATTATAATATAACcctattatataatattataaccctaatatataataataaatatataattatatatataataatatatactataaccctaatatataatattatatatataaaacatgaCCATAATATAACcctattatataatattatagcCCTAATATAggatatatataataatatatctatataataatatatagaatataaccctaatatataatattatatatataaaacatgcCCATACTATAATATAACcctataatataatattataacaNNNNNNNNNNNNNNNNNNNNNNNNNNNNNNNNNNNNNNNNNNNNNNNNNNNNNNNNNNNNNNNNNNNNNNNNNNNNNNNNNNNNNNNNNNNNNNNNNNNNNNNNNNNNNNNNNNNNNNNNNNNNNNNNNNNNNNNNNNNNNNNNNNNNNNNNNNNNNNNNNNNNNNNNNNNNNNNNNNNNNNNNNNNNNNNNNNNNNNNNNNNNNNNNNNNNNNNNNNNNNNNNNNNNNNNNNNNNNNNNNNNNNNNNNNNNNNNNNNNNNNNNNNNNNNNNNNNNNNNNNNNNNNNNNNNNNNNNNNNNNNNNNNNNNNNNNNNNNNNNNNNNNNNNNNNNNNNNNNNNNNNNNNNNNNNNNNNNNNNNNNNNNNNNNNNNNNNNNNNNNNNNNNNNNNNNNNNNNNNNNNNNNNNNNNNNNNNNNNNNNNNNNNNNNNNNNNNNNNNNNNNNNNNNNNNNNNNNNNNNNNNNNNNNNNNNNNNNNNNNNNNNNNNNNNNNNNNNNNNNNNNNNNNNNNNNNNNNNNNNNNNNNNNNNNNNNNNNNNNNNNNNNNNNNNNNNNNNNNNNNNNNNNNNNNNNNNNNNNNNNNNNNNNNNNNNNNNNNNNNNNNNNNNNNNNNNNNNNNNNNNNNNNNNNNNNNNNNNNNNNNNNNNNNNNNNNNNNNNNNNNNNNNNNNNNNNNNNNNNNNNNNNNNNNNNNNNNNNNNNNNNNNNNNNNNNNNNNNNNNNNNNNNNNNNNNNNNNNNNNNNNNNNNNNNNNNNNNNNNNNNNNNNNNNNNNNNNNNNNNNNNNNNNNNNNNNNNNNNNNNNNNNNNNNNNNNNNNNNNNNNNNNNNNNNNNNNNNNNNNNNNNNNNNNNataataataataataataataataataataatataaccctaatatataatatatataaaacatgcCCATACTATAATATAACCCTATAATACAATCTATATACCCCCTGTCCATTCTCTATCACCCCCTACACAACATTTAACCCCTTCCTGCCCACCCCAGGCCTACTACTACTGCTTCATCACGCTGACCACCATCGGCTTCGGCGACTACGTGGCGCTGCAGAAGGACCAGGCTCTGCAGACGCAGCCCCAGTACGTGGCCTTCAGCTTCGTCTACATCCTGGCGGGGCTGACGGTCATCGGCGCCTTCCTCAACCTCGTGGTGCTGCGCTTCATGACCATGAACGCCGAGGACGAGCGGCGCGACGCCGAGCAGCGAGCGCTCCTGGGCCACGCGGttcccggccccgccgccgcgcCCCCGGCCGAGAGAAGGTTCCGGAACGTTTACGCCGAGGTCCTGCACTTCCAGTCGGTTTGCTCGTGCCTGTGGTACAAAagccaggagaagctgcagtATTCCATCCCCATGATTATTCCCAGGGATTTGTCGGGGTCGGATACGGCCGTGGAGCGCTCTTCGCCCGCTCGTTGCGTGGAGACGCCGGAGCATCGCTGCTTCTGCCGCTCCCGCCGTTCTGCCATCAGCTCCGTGTCCACCGGGCTCCAGAGCCTGGCGGCGTTCCCGGGATTCGCCAAGCGCCGCAGCTCCGTGTagccccttccccatccctgacCCAGCCCGGATCCCTCCCGGAGCGGGACGAGGCCGCCTCGGGCTCCGGGACCGCGCCGGAGCGGGACCCCTTGGCTCCGGAATGGATTTTAATTTATCttggattttcatttcaaacCTCTTGGATTTCCATTTCAAACCTcttggattttaatttaaaacctcttagatttaaattaaaacctcTTGGATTTTTAGTTTCAAACCTCTCttggattttaatttcaaacctcttggattttaatttcaaacctcttggatttttaatttccaaCCTCTCctggattttaatttcaaacttctcttggatttttatttcaaacctctgggattttaatttaaaacctctcctggattttaatttaaaacctcTCCTGGATTTGAATCTAAAACCTCTCCtggatttgattttaaaagctcttggatttttatttcaccaaaaacaacccaaaacaatcCTTGAAAATGTGAAACTGGGGAGAGCCTCGGAATCCAGCGGGATCGAGGGGCAGCCAGTCCTGCCCTTTCCGTGCTCTGGATCCTCGGGAATTCCCCGGGAAGCGCGGAAGGCCACGGAAATCAGGCTAAGAGGGGCTTAGCCGGAGCTTTTCCACATCAGCCGCCCGGAAAAGCAGCCGGAGTCACGTAGGCCGCTCCaaaatctgggatttggggCCGGATTAACCCTTTGGAGcgggggcagagctgggagtcCTCGGGATTTAGCGGGAATCATCCATGGGAGGCTGGTTCATCCCGCAGGAATTCTGTTTGCATCCTTGCTGAGGCTCCAGGGGTGGAATTGTTCCCCTCAGGGAGGTTCTTTTGGGATATTTTCCCTTGGAATCACCATCTCCATTCTCTCCAAAGCTCTGGGGATGGAATTGTTCCTCCTGGGAAGCAGTTTTGGGGAAATTCGGGAATTTTTCCCTTGGGATCCCCATTTCCATCCTCACCGAGGCCCCAGGGATGGAATTGTTCCCCTCAGGGAGGTGTTTTTGGATAATCCAGGATATTTTCCCCCTGGGATCCCCCTTTCCATCTTCCCCGAGTCTCCAGGGATGGAATTTTTCCCATCAGGGagttttttctgggaatttttcccCTGGGATCCCCATTTCCATCTTCCCCAAGGCTCCAGGGATGGAACTGTTCCATCCAGGACatttttggggggaattttTTCCCTGGGATCCCCCTTTCCATCCTCCCCGAGGCTTTGGGGATGGAATTGTTCCTCCTGGGAAGGGGTTTTGGATAATCCTGGATATTTTCCCTTGGAATTACCATCTCCATCCTTCCCAAAGCTCTGGGGATGGAATTGTTCCCAtccaggagggattttttttgggaatttttccccTGGGATCCCCTTTTCCATCTTCCCCGAGGCTCCAGGGATGGAATTTTTCCCATCAGGGagttttttctgggaatttttcccCCGGGATCCCCGTTTCCATCCTCCCCAAggctctgggaatgggaatttttcCCTCAGCAAGGAATTTTGGGATCCCCCCGGATCCCCGTTCCCCACCCTCGCCGGGACTCTGGGGATGGAATCTTCCCCTCAGAGAAGCATTTGGGGGAAATTCGGGATATCAGAACACTTCTCCATCCTTTCCCCCACACCCCACCACTGCCCTCACCCCTGGGATGCTCCCGGAATTCCCTGGGATACCCCGGGTGTCGCTTCCGTCACCGCCGCCCCCACAGGGAAACaaaaattccctcttttcccattcccacttttccaggATGGGATTTTCCCCTCCCAGCACCCAAAGCGCCCTCAAGGAGGAATTTGGGGACGTTTTGTCACTTTTCCGGAGAGGAAAATCCATGGATTTCTGATCCTTGAGATTCCAACGGCGCTGCCTGTGGAATTCCGGGAATATCCGTCGGAGACGAGGCTCGGGGGACGCTTCCTGATGATTCCAGGGAGGAATTCCCGACTCCCGCCGGGAAGGGTTTCCCTGGATCTGATGCCAAAGCCGATCGGTCCCGCTGGACCCAATTCCTGGGAGAGGGAAATAAAGGATTGCCGGAAGCTCGGGAGAGTCTGGGATCTTCCCGTGGGAtatggggagggaggaggggctgggagaggaggatcCCGATCCCCGGGATCACGGCATCGCTTCCAGTAATTCCCTCGGGATCTGGGAGAGGAGGATCCCGATCCTTTGGGATCTTGACATCATCTCCAGTTCTTTTCCTCGGGATCTGGGAAGGGAGGATCCCAATTCTTTGGGATCTCAGCTTTGCTTCCAGTCCTTCCAGCTGAGGATTGGGAGAGGAGGATCCTGATCCCTGGGATCTCAGCATTGCCTCCAGTAATTCCCTTGGGATCTGGGAAAGGAGGATCCTGATCCTTTGGGACTTGGGATTCTTCCCTCAGGATCGGAGGATCCTGATCCTTTGTGatctcagctccttcccttgGGATCTGGGAAAGGAGGATTCCCGGGATCCTTCCCTGATCCNNNNNNNNNNNNNNNNNNNNNNNNNNNNNNNNNNNNNNNNNNNNNNNNNNNNNNNNNNNNNNNNNNNNNNNNNNNNNNNNNNNNNNNNNNNNNNNNNNNNNNNNNNNNNNNNNNNNNNNNNNNNNNNNNNNNNNNNNNNNNNNNNNNNNNNNNNNNNNNNNNNNNNNNNNNNNNNNNNNNNNNNNNNNNNNNNNNNNNNNNNNNNNNNNNNNNNNNNNNNNNNNNNNNNNNNNNNNNNNNNNNNNNNNNNNNNNNNNNNNNNNNNNNNNNNNNNNNNNNNNNNNNNNNNNNNNNNNNNNNNNNNNNNNNNNNNNNNNNNNNNNNNNNNNNNNNNNNNNNNNNNNNNNNNNNNNNNNNNNNNNNNNNNNNNNNNNNNNNNNNNNNNNNNNNNNNNNNNNNNNNNNNNNNNNNNNNNNNNNNNNNNNNNNNNNNNNNNNNNNNNNNNNNNNNNNNNNNNNNNNNNNNNNNNNNNNNNNNNNNNNNNNNNNNNNNNNNNNNNNNNNNNNNNNNNNNNNNNNNNNNNNNNNNNNNNNNNNNNNNNNNNNNNNNNNNNNNNNNNNNNNNNNNNNNNNNNNNNNNNNNNNNNNNNNNNNNNNNNNNNNNNNNNNNNNNNNNNNNNNNNNNNNNNNNNNNNNNNNNNNNNNNNNNNNNNNNNNNNNNNNNNNNNNNNNNNNNNNNNNNNNNNNNNNNNNNNNNNNNNNNNNNNNNNNNNNNNNNNNNNNNNNNNNNNNNNNNNNNNNNNNNNNNNNNNNNNNNNNNNNNNNNNNNNNNNNNNNNNNNNNNNNNNNNNNNNNNNNNNNNNNNNNNNNNNNNNNNNNNNNNNNNNNNNNNNNNNNNNNNNNNNNNNNNNNNNNNNNNNNNNNNNNNNNNNNNNNNNNNNNNNNNNNNNNNNNNNNNNNNNNNNNNNNNNNNNNNNNNNNNNNNNNNNNNNNNNNNNNNNNNNNNNNNNNNNNNNNNNNNNNNNNNNNNNNNNNNNNNNNNNNNNNNNNNNNNNNNNNNNNNNNNNNNNNNNNNNNNNNNNNNNNNNNNNNNNNNNNNNNNNNNNNNNNNNNNNNNNNNNNNNNNNNNNNNNNNNNNNNNNNNNNNNNNNNNNNNNNNNNNNNNNNNNNNNNNNNNNNNNNNNNNNNNNNNNNNNNNNNNNNNNNNNNNNNNNNNNNNNNNNNNNNNNNNNNNNNNNNNNNNNNNNNNNNNNNNNNNNNNNNNNNNNNNNNNNNNNNNNNNNNNNNNNNNNNNNNNNNNNNNNNNNNNNNNNNNNNNNNNNNNNNNNNNNNNNNNNNNNNNNNNNNNNNNNNNNNNNNNNNNNNNNNNNNNNNNNNNNNNNNNNNNNNNNNNNNNNNNNNNNNNNNNNNNNNNNNNNNNNNNNNNNNNNNNNNNNNNNNNNNNNNNNNNNNNNNNNNNNNNNNNNNNNNNNNNNNNNNNNNNNNNNNNNNNNNNNNNNNNNNNNNNNNNNNNNNNNNNNNNNNNNNNNNNNNNNNNNNNNNNNNNNNNNNNNNNNNNNNNNNNNNNNNNNNNNNNNNNNNNNNNNNNNNNNNNNNNNNNNNNNNNNNNNNNNNNNNNNNNNNNNNNNNNNNNNNNNNNNNNNNNNNNNNCCAGGTCACATTTGGGTCCTTTCAGGTCACATTTGGGTCCTTCCAGGTCACATTTGGGTCCCCCCCAGGGTCACATTTGGGTCCCCCCAGGGTCACATTTGGGTCCTTCCAGGTCACATTTGGGTTCCCCCCCGGATGATTCCCCCCCTTCCCCAACTTCCCGACACCCCCAGGCATGGGAAGGGTTAAACCCATCCCCCTCCCCgccttggaaaaaaacctggattGGGAATTTCACTCCCACTACCCCTCCCCCCACGTCTGCCGAGGGTCACGGCCTCTGGAaaagggatgggaatgggaatgggaatgggaatgggaatgggaatgggaatgggaatgggatgggaatggtAAAACAATGCATCTCTGGCTGCGGGGGAGGCCCAGGGGGATGGGGGGGACTATCCCGGGTCTATCCCGGGTCTATCCCAGGTTTATCCCGGGTCTATCCCAGGTTTATCTCGAGTTTATCCCAGGTTTATCCCAGGTTTATCCCAAATTTATCCCAGGTTTATCCCGGGTTGGTTCATTCCTGGTTTATCACGGGTTTATTCCAGATTTATCCCAGGTCTATCCCAGGTTTATCCAGGTTTATCCCGGGCAGGTTTATCCCAGATTAACCCCGGGTTTATCCCGGGTTTATCCCGGTTTATCCCGGGTTTATCCCAGGTTTATCCCGGCCGGGCCCTGCAGGTCCCGAATCCCGGGATCGGCTCCCGGCGATCCGGGTCCCGCTCCGCCAGCGCCACCTGCCGGACACGGGGGGCACGGGGCTGGAATTCCCGGGATGGGAACCACCGGGACATAATTCCCGGGACAGAATTCCCGGGATGGGAATCACCGGGACAGAATTCCCGGGATAGAATTCCCGGGATGGGAATCACCGGGACAGAATTCCCGGGACAGAATTCCCGGGATGGGAACCACCGGGACAGAATTCCCGGGATGGGAACCACCGGGACAGAATTCCCGGGACAGAATTCCCGGGATGGGAATCACCGGGACAGAATTCCCAGGACAGAATTCCCGGGACAGAATTCCCGGGACAGAATTCCCGGGATGGGAACCACCGGGACAGAATTCCCGGGATGGGAACCACCGGGACAGAATTCCCGGGATGGGAACCACCGGGACAGAATTCCCAGGAGAGAATTCCCAGGCCAGCGGCGCGAGGATAAGGGGTTGGGTTTATGCAAATTAGGAGGCGTGGTTCCACACCAGCCCCTCCCATTTGCCGCGTGGGCGGGGCCAGCCCGACCAGGGCGGTGTCTCCCTTGGGGCGGGGCCATGGGCGTGTCCCTTTGGGGCGGGGCCAAGGCTCGcgctcctgctcctccccgGCTCCATCAGAGCCCTGGCGGCCGAGTGAGACCCCCAAAATTCCCCGGGATCCCCCGAACACACCCGAACCNNNNNNNNNNNNNNNNNNNNNNNNNNNNNNNNNNNNNNNNNNNNNNNNNNNNNNNNNNNNNNNNNNNNNNNNNNNNNNNNNNNNNNNNNNNNNNNNNNNNNNNNNNNNNNNNNNNNNNNNNNNNNNNNNNNNNNNNNNNNNNNNNNNNNNNNNNNNNNNNNNNNNNNNNNNNNNNNNNNNNNNNNNNNNNNNNNNNNNNNNNNNNNNNNNNNNNNNNNNNNNNNNNNNNNNNNNNNNNNNNNNNNNNNNNNNNNNNNNNNNNNNNNNNNNNNNNNNNNNNNNNNNNNNNNNNNNNNNNNNNNNNNNNNNNNNNNNNNNNNNNNNNNNNNNNNNNNNNNNNNNNNNNNNNNNNNNNNNNNNNNNNNNNNNNNNNNNNNNNNNNNNNNNNNNNNNNNNNNNNNNNNNNNNNNNNNNNNNNNNNNNNNNNNNNNNNNNNNNNNNNNNNNNNNNNNNNNNNNNNNNNNNNNNNNNNNNNNNNNNNNNNNNNNNNNNNNNNNNNNNNNNNNNNNNNNNNNNNNNNNNNNNNNNNNNNNNNNNNNNNNNNNNNNNNNNNNNNNNNNNNNNNNNNNNNNNNNNNNNNNNNNNNNNNNNNNNNNNNNNNNNNNNNNNNNNNNNNNNNNNNNNNNNNNNNNNNNNNNNNNNNNNNNNNNNNNNNTTTTTGGAGGGGATCCTATTTGGGGGATCCTATTGGagggggggatttttttgggaattccttTTTGGTGGGAGGATTTTGGggagggattttggggggattttggggggggATCCTTTTTGGGATTTTGGCGGGAGctcctttttttgggggggggatCCTTCTTGGGGTGATACTTTTGGGGGAATTTTTGGGGGATACTTTTTAGGAGGATCCTTTATGGGGGGGAATCctttggggggatttgggggggatTATTTGGGGGGGATCCTTTTGGGGGCCTCCAGCTCCttttggggctggagaaggaattCGGGGTTTTCCAGCCGATTTAGGGGTGGtgcctcccccctccccacccccagaTCCTCCTGCGGCTCCTCCCACACCCCAAAATCCCGGGAAGGGCTGGAGTGACGTCATTCCCACCCCACCACCATCCCAAAATCTTCCCGGGCAGGGCGCCTGTTCCTGCTTtcaatcccattcccaattccagccccattcccaattccagccccattcccaatcccaatcccattcccagttcaAATCCCAattccagccccattcccaaTTCCAGTCTCATTCCCGATTCCAGTCTCATTCCAGATTAATTCCAGCCCCACATTCCAGACCCCAGCCCCTCTTTCCATGTTCCATCCTCATATTCCATGTTCCAACCACTCCTTTCCTGCAGGGCACACCCCCGTCCCAGTTCCCATCccccatcccagttcccatttccatttcccagttcccatttcccagttcccagttcccatttcccctctcccaccccgtttcccatttcccatcccaGTTTCCCGCCCCCCTTTCCTGCAGGTGTGGCCCCATTCCAGCTTCCCACCTTTTTTCCATGTTCCAGATcctcatcccagctcccagatcCTTTCCAGattccagccccattcccaaTTCCAACCCCATTCCCACTTccaatcccattcccactcccaatcccattcccagttccaaTCCCATTCCGGATTCCAATCCCATTCCGGAttccaatcccattcccaattccagccccattcccactcccaatcccattcccagttccagcCCTATTCCCATTTCCAGC includes:
- the LOC107198813 gene encoding potassium channel subfamily K member 3-like, which produces SCPPQAYYYCFITLTTIGFGDYVALQKDQALQTQPQYVAFSFVYILAGLTVIGAFLNLVVLRFMTMNAEDERRDAEQRALLGHAVPGPAAAPPAERRFRNVYAEVLHFQSVCSCLWYKSQEKLQYSIPMIIPRDLSGSDTAVERSSPARCVETPEHRCFCRSRRSAISSVSTGLQSLAAFPGFAKRRSSV